The genome window cccagggctgggggacagggacagaacTCAGAGCTTGGGGGGCACAGAACTGAGGGAtggggggaacagggacagaatccagggctgtgggatggggaacAGAACCCAGGGATGGAGGATGGAGACAgaacccagggctgggggacagggacagaacTCAGAGCTTGGGGGGCACAGAACCGAGGGAtggggggaacagggacagaatccagggctgtgggatggggacagaacCCAGGGATAGAGACAgaacccagggctggggaaccTGGGACAGaacccagggctgtgggatggggacagaacccagggatgggggacagggacagaactcagggatggggacagaagccagggctgtggggtcgGGTTTGCTTCATGCATGGGGTGCAGGGGGATCCCCCCCAAAGAGCTGccactgccatggcaggagggctgaggaggggctgggggtctccaggctgagccaggCTTGTGCTGCCCCCCAGGAGCTCCAGCCATGCCAGACAAGTGCTGCTTCAACTTCCAGACCAGAAGGATCAAGAGGGACAACGTGGTGGCCTGCTACCCCACCAGCCCCGAGTGCCCGCACCAGGCTGTGATGTGAgtaccccaaacccacccctgCCTCGCTCTGCTGGCTCCATCCtgaccccctgagccccccagaaGCTCAGTGTTAGGGTCCCCACTGACCCCAGCCTCTCTGTGCCCCAGCTTCAAGGTGAGGAACGGGAAGGAGATCTGCACCCAGGCCAGCAGAGCGTGGGTCAAGAGGTACCAGCAGAGCTTCCAAGtcagctccttctccatccccagctAGTGGgaaggctggggacagccctgtggGGGACACCACCCCGGCAGAGGGGACACTTCTGCATGGAGCAGCTCACAAGGGACATCCTCCCCATCACCATGACCCTCACCACAGGAGGgggccttttccagcctttgccagcccagcaggatgGAATACCCAGACCCTCTGTGGCCcatggagaggctgcagcaggcgGGGGGTGAAGGGGGAGCAGCTCCACAGTTGTTTTTTGTCGACTCTGAGCAGAATTAAATGCGATTCCCACATGCAAACATCTGTCTGTCTGAGTCTCTGGGGCCTGGGCAGGTCCTGCTGCCGCCTTTCCTGCCCAGGTGTTGGGATCAGCAAGGAGCcaacagcagctggagcctcaGCCAGGTCTCTGTGAGGGTGTCCAGGGGTGAATGGGGCCAAACCAAAcccaggagggctctggggaagAACCAGAGGGACAACATGGCTGGGAGGAGGGGGCTTCCTATTTTCCTCATCCACCATCCTAATTAACAGCCCAAATTCCATTAGAGAGGGATCTCAGGGATGCCTGAGCCAGCCCAAAACCCCAGGAATGCCACCAGGAAATGTGATGGGTGCTGTGAcagtggcagagccagcctgcaGTGGGTGATGGATGTGACAGcattcacaggggtctgaggatgagggaagagacgaggatctgactccatgtttcagaaggcttgatttattattttatgatatatattacattaaaactatactaaaagaatagaagaaaggatttcatcagaaggctggctaagaatagaataggaaagaatgataacaaaggtttgtggctcagactctctgtccgagccagctgggctgtgattggccattaattaggaacatccaacatgggccaatcccagatccacctgttgcattccacagcagcagataaccattggttacatgttgttcctgaggcctctcagcttctcaggagaaaaattccTAGGGAAATGATTTTccatgaaagatgtctgtgacagatgGAGAAACAAACCCAGCCACCACCCCAGAGCAAGCAGAGGCCCCAGAGCCAATGGCAAGGAGTGGTTTTTGCACAGGAACTCACAAGTGTGAGCATCATCCTGTGCTCTTTGCTGGTGGCCACAACCCAACCCAAAATAgactcccagcccagcatcacCAGCCTCTCCCACACctctcagcagccctggggtgtcACGGTGGCCAGAGTGGCtgccaggaggaatttcccctCACCACTCGCCCCTCATGGAGAGATCCAAGCGGTTCTTTCCACGGGGAGGGTCCAGAGCTGTCATGGAAAGCCTGGCAGGGGTTGTTATAAATcccacagggctgcaggcagcagggcaggcaagCTCCTGGTGGGCAGAGCAGAACCAGAGCTTCTGGTGCTGACAGAAGCTCGGGATGGACATGAAGATCTCCTTGGCCctgctcatcctgctgctggcagctgcctggaCTGGAAGCCAGGGGATGTCCTGTAAGTACCAGCAGGGAGATTCTCCCTTCTGAGATTTTCCTCtgatgggatttggggctggggaaagggaggagagctcagctcctgtgGGGTTGTGGGGCAtcagcagctgcctgagcaTGGGGCTggcctggatttgttccaaaTGAGTAAAAATGGGGTTGGTTCAGCCCCAAAGTCCCAGCTGGGGAGCTCTAAGGGCAGAGTGCTCACACCCTGGGGCAGAGCATCACCCCTGGGGCTGCAAGATGCTCCCTTTGTGGGatgagggagcaggagcagagctcatACCCCTCATGCCAGGGGTGGGAGAGCACTGaaccctccctcctgctctcagtCCGCAGCTCCAGACCCAAGTGCTGCTCCAAGGAAATGTTCTCCCGCCGGAAAATCCCGGAGTTCAGGATCCTGGGCTACCAGGAAACACCATCCACCTGCACCCACAGGGCTGTTCTGTGAGtaaccccagctcccagccagccttcctgccctccaccCCATCCTCACCTCGCTcaccctccttccccagcaatCCCCATTTCTGGGCACTCCCCAGAATGAGtcccctgcccatggtggggctGTCCTCACCCGGCTCTTCACACTCACCTCCCTCCCTGTTTgacccaaacagccccagggGTGATGCTCTGCCCCAAACGGCCCCAtttgtgctgccagcaggccaggagccagccctggcagggaaaggggggCAGGATGCTGCAGGAATCCCCGGGGGGATCCTGCACTCCCAGGCTGACTCgggattttctttcccctccaaGTGTGAAGCTGCTGACGGGGATGGTCTGTGTGGACCCAAAGAAGAAATGGTTCCAGGAGTACCTGAGGAAGCAGAAGGAGCCAAACAGCACCACGTGAAGCTGCCTTCCCCAAACCTCTATTTAATTGTACCCCGTGATTCTCTGTGTGGTTTTTGTGTCATTAATTTACAGagctggctctgtcccctccccctGCACTCAATAAACCCTCTTGTAAATAAACCTGTAGCTGGAGTGAGATGTCAATCCTGGGCAGACAATGGATCATATCCAGGCTCAATTTCCCCAGGAATAGTCCAGGAAACCCAAAGGGCCCAGCTCCCCTCCAAggtggagcagccctgcctaGCTGTGGGCTTTAAGGAtgcccatgggatggggatAAATGTGAGAAAAATTCCCTCTGGGGTGTTTGAGGGTGTTTAGGGGTTGGCTTGGCTCAgtgtctgggcagcagcactggtgacagccccagctgggtgTCCCAGCACCCCTGGGCCATCAGCCAGCTTGTCACCCAAACAGGGCACCCGTCCCAGCTATGGGCAGGCAGTTTCTCCAGAAAAACGCTGCATTATTCACTTCCCTGTTAGTTTGTGACTCACTTGAATCATCTTTTTGATGAGCTAGGACATGCCTCACTCTTAAAGACGCCTTTACACACATTGCCAGATTTGTTGTCATTTATCTGCCCCCATTTAGGgcattttttgtacaatcaatgGCCAATTTTGTACAATCAATGATCAATGGACAATCAATCTGCCACAATGCCCACAGGACTACATCACCTGGAACTGGTCTGGAAATAGAAGGAATATTCTTTCCTAGGACTGTGTAACTGCAATTCTCAAtttttgcagagaaaatgagAGTTAACCAGACTTTTCTAGTTGCTCTTTGGTGCTGGAAATCCCAGGATTCAGCAGAATATTTGGGATGTGTGACGGACAGGGCAGGAATTGGTTCTCTAAATCATAGGAGCATTaaggaaaagacctttaaggtcaAGTCCAAGCACTAACCCAGCACCAAACCACATCCCCAGGTGACACATCTTTGGAACACCCCCAGGGGTGGGGATCACACCCAAATGCCACATGCACCCCAAGAATCTGAGTCAGACATGGAGCCCACACAGAGGTGCCAGATGATGAAGAACTGAACCCCTTGGAGATGAAACATTGCCAAGGGTGGGGCTGAGGGCACCAGCTCGGTGCCTCCGGTGGTGCTGGGTGGCAGGAAGGTGGCAggcatgatgcctcaggttttagctttgatatttttcacattctgtgctgctctagTGTGTATTTCTGAGCTTCATATCAGGGGAtactgagctctgtgcacagagcagggagacaaaacaattcttgCTCCAACTGgagaccaaggacaaatgatccaaatctcaggcccaagagcataaataATGCTCTTAGATAATGGTGAtaataatgtaatgtaatataatataatgttatatattatattatattatattatattatattatattatattatattatattatattatattatattataattatattaataatggtgaattgaagagagaaaaacgggcagggtgggactgcatgggctaaagctgcaATTgaacaattaactccaatatgcaaatggagcagaactgatcaaagtgagagaccccgtgcccagTTGTGCATTTTGTGCCCCTTTTGGTCCATcgtgggagcagccctggctgggctcttgtgctgcccaaggtggatccattgaggagatcctttgaataaatccctgctttattctttagctctgttcTAGGCCAACCTTCCCAGGGCATCAGGCACGTGTGGCTGCAGTGCCAAATCACCCCCCTGCAGGAAGGATGGACATCATCCCCCTCTGATCCCACTAAAGATTGGAATTAAATGTGTGGGatggtatttttttgtttggacttagatgtttattaattcttatttaTATTACAGTCTTACAaactgtgagttctgcagcaccaaaaagaaactaaatggagagttaaaaataaactaaaaatgaagctgtatctctctctctctctctctctctctctccaaagCTTTTTAAGGACAAACTGTCTAATTAAAAAATGAcgcttaaattatttttacttttaacttaaCAACTAATTACTCATGGCCCACAATGAGGATTTTCTGATTTAATTATACAGTACCACTCAAACctatgaagaagaaggtgaagaagaagaaggactagCTTTTGCCTTAAAACttcaattttgttttatatatcTTACTATATTTAAAACTTCAAACCCTAAGTTTTTTACTATGAGATATTACACATTTCTATTCAAACTACACACCTCATAATCTCAgttcaattttggaagccttctctaCAGCCTCAGGTTAAATGCAGTGCTCTCTTGGGGAtcagtgcctgtcagcacagaaatgtttaataattccttaattaatttaattaatttaagaaTTAATTTAAGGGGGATTTTCTGGAATGccaggtgtgctgcagcttcctgcCTGGGAGAGGTTGTTCTTTTCCCTACCATTCTTCCTCTCAGTCTGGTGCTAAAGCCACCCTGGCCACTGAAAacctgtcctgggctgggggTCTGCGGTATTTTCTGAGACCCCCATGAAAgagaggaatgatgaatctgactccatgttctcagaaggctaatttatattatattatattatattacattacattacattatattatattatattatattatattatattatattatattatattatattaatgctatactaaaactatactaaagaatagagaaaggatacagacagaaggctaaaagataataacgaataacttgtgactctctcttccagagtcctgacacagctggctgtgattggtcattaagtttaTCCAACTTAAGTTTATCAATttacaatttattatttatcaaTTATCAATTTAACAAGTTTATTAATTGTTTATCCAACAATTCACacgttggataaacaatctccaaccacattccagagcagcaaaacacaggagaagcaaatcagataataatgttttcctttttctgt of Molothrus aeneus isolate 106 chromosome 20, BPBGC_Maene_1.0, whole genome shotgun sequence contains these proteins:
- the LOC136565245 gene encoding C-C motif chemokine 4-like, encoding MGTASRVVCALLVLCTLCWHSLAQRAPAMPDKCCFNFQTRRIKRDNVVACYPTSPECPHQAVIFKVRNGKEICTQASRAWVKRYQQSFQVSSFSIPS
- the LOC136564915 gene encoding eotaxin-like; the encoded protein is MKISLALLILLLAAAWTGSQGMSFRSSRPKCCSKEMFSRRKIPEFRILGYQETPSTCTHRAVLVKLLTGMVCVDPKKKWFQEYLRKQKEPNSTT